One stretch of Ipomoea triloba cultivar NCNSP0323 chromosome 8, ASM357664v1 DNA includes these proteins:
- the LOC116026696 gene encoding AP-4 complex subunit mu-like — protein MISQFFVLSQRGDSIVFRDYRGDVQKGSAEIFFRKVKFWKEDGEEEAPPVFNVDGVNYFHVKVVGLLFAATTRTNVSPSLVLELLQRIARVTKDYLGILNEDSLRKNFVLVYELLDEVIDFGYVQTTSTEVLKSYIFNEPIVVDGGRLPPIGPAAIFMQGTKRMPGTAITKSVVANEPAGRKREEIFVDIIEKISLTFSSSGYILTSEIDGTIQMKSYLSGNPEIRLALNEDLSIGRGGRSIYDYGGSSGAGAVTFDDCNFHESVHLDSFDMDKTLTLVPPDGEFPVMNYRITQEFKPPFRINALIEEAGSLKAEVILKIRAEFPSNITANTVAVQMPVPSYTSRVNFELETGAVGQTTDFKESNKRLEWSLKKIVGGSECTLRAKLTFSQESHGNITKEAGPVSMTFTIPMYNPSRLQVKYLQIAKTSKSYNPYRWVRYVTQTNSYVARI, from the exons ATGATCTCGCAGTTCTTCGTGCTCTCACAGAGGGGCGACAGCATTGTCTTCCGCGACT ATAGAGGAGATGTACAAAAAGGAAGTGCAGAGATTTTCTTCCGCAAAGTAAAGTTTTGGAAAGAAGATGGTGAAGAGGAAGCACCACCTGTATTT AATGTGGATGGTGTAAACTACTTCCATGTGAAGGTTGTTGGTCTGCTTTTTGCTGCAACTACTAGGACCAATGTGTCACCTTCTCTGGTGCTGGAGCTTCTACAGAGGATTGCACGAGTTACAAAAGATTACCTTGGCATTCTGAATGAAGATTCCTTGAGAAAAAATTTTGTACTTGTGTATGAGCTACTTGATGAAGTGATT GATTTTGGTTATGTCCAAACGACATCCACTGAAGTCTTGAAATCCTACATATTTAATGAGCCAATTGTAGTTGATGGTGGGCGTTTGCCACCAATCGGCCCAGCTGCTATATTTATG CAAGGGACAAAAAGAATGCCTGGGACAGCTATTACAAAGTCTGTTGTAGCAAATGAACCAGCTGGTAGAAAGAGGGAGGAAATTTTTGTGGATATCATTGAGAAAATAAGCCTTACATTCAGCTCAAGT GGATATATATTGACTTCTGAAATTGATGGCACCATTCAAATGAAGAGTTATCTTTCTGGTAATCCAGAAATCAGATTAGCTCTTAATGAGGATCTGAGCATAGGGAGAGGCGGGAGATCAATTTATG ATTATGGTGGTTCTTCTGGGGCAGGAGCAGTAACATTTGATGATTGCAATTTCCATGAATCTGTTCATCTTGATAGTTTTGACATGGACAAAACATTGACTCTA GTTCCCCCAGATGGTGAATTTCCTGTAATGAATTACCGTATAACCCAGGAGTTCAAGCCTCCCTTTCGAATTAATGCTTTGATTGAAGAAGCTGGATCGCTCAAG GCTGAAGTTATTTTGAAGATTCGAGCTGAGTTTCCATCAAACATAACTGCAAATACTGTTGCAGTGCAGATGCCAGTGCCATCATACACATCCAG GGTTAATTTTGAACTGGAAACTGGAGCAGTTGGGCAAACAACTGATTTCAAAGAATCCAATAAGAGGCTGGAGTGGAGTCTGAAGAAG ATTGTGGGTGGATCTGAATGTACACTGCGTGCCAAGCTAACCTTTTCGCAAGAGTCACATG GAAATATCACAAAGGAAGCTGGGCCTGTTAGCATGACCTTCACCATACCCATGTACAATCCCTCAAGGCTTCAG GTAAAGTATTTGCAGATTGCAAAGACGTCCAAAAGTTACAATCCCTATCGGTGGGTGCGATACGTAACTCAGACCAATTCATATGTGGCTCGtatatga
- the LOC116027780 gene encoding AT-hook motif nuclear-localized protein 17-like has protein sequence MKGEFVDQENNKDSANMFTKIHHSPHHPYHHPPPPQNPNFHLSGADETNNRSPASPSGGDRKEAIAPQPVSARPPPQAAAAASGGSDGASIEVIRRPRGRPPGSKNKPKPAVIITRDSEASMSPYILEVPAGSDLVESVTRFCRKHNTGLCVLNGSGTVSNVTLRQPSSTPGATVTFHGRFDILSISATVVPPNASFMYNGTGSAFTISLAGPQGQVVGGAVVGPLLSAGTVYLISATFNNPSYYRFPTEEETRNSGGGGSGGSEGRHPSPQTAVSGGGEGSAAAPEPLYSGHLGSDVIWAPTARQPPPY, from the coding sequence atgaaagggGAATTCGTAGATCAAGAAAACAACAAGGATAGTGCCAATATGTTCACTAAGATCCATCATTCTCCTCACCACCCTTATCACCACCCTCCGCCGCCGCAAAACCCTAATTTTCACCTTTCCGGCGCCGATGAAACGAACAACCGCAGCCCTGCTTCGCCGTCCGGCGGTGATCGGAAGGAGGCAATTGCACCGCAGCCGGTGTCTGCTAGGCCGCCGccgcaggcggcggcggcggcgagtGGCGGCAGCGACGGAGCGAGCATCGAGGTGATCCGGCGGCCGAGGGGGCGGCCGCCGGGGTCGAAGAACAAGCCGAAGCCGGCGGTGATCATCACGCGCGACTCGGAGGCGTCGATGAGTCCGTACATTCTAGAAGTCCCGGCCGGGTCGGATTTGGTGGAGTCCGTGACCCGGTTCTGCCGGAAACACAATACGGGTCTCTGCGTTCTAAACGGGTCGGGTACCGTTTCCAACGTGACTCTCCGGCAGCCCTCCTCCACCCCCGGCGCCACCGTCACGTTCCACGGCCGCTTCGATATCCTCTCGATCTCCGCCACCGTCGTGCCGCCGAACGCGAGCTTTATGTACAATGGAACCGGCAGCGCCTTCACCATCTCGCTGGCCGGGCCTCAAGGCCAAGTGGTGGGTGGGGCCGTGGTGGGGCCCCTACTATCCGCCGGAACCGTTTACTTAATTTCCGCCACCTTCAACAACCCGTCTTATTACCGGTTCCCGACGGAGGAGGAGACCAGAAATTCCGGCGGCGGGGGAAGCGGGGGAAGTGAAGGGCGTCATCCGTCGCCGCAGACGGCGGTTTCCGGCGGAGGAGAGGGCAGTGCCGCCGCGCCGGAGCCCTTGTATAGCGGCCATTTAGGTTCTGACGTCATCTGGGCTCCGACCGCTAGACAGCCACCGCCATACTAa